GTGTTCACATGATAAACTTTTAACATCCCATACGCATGCACTATGCGAAACTAGTACACAAGACTTGGTACCCTGGATACATAAGGTAAGAACATATATGCCAAGAGAACATCAGCAACCAGATCGCAAAAAAATGTTGAGTTAAAGCAAATGAAGGTAAATGTAAACATCAGCGGAGAGAAACAGTTTAAGAAATCACTTTGGATTCATCATGTATATCCCATACGTAGAGGCAGTGATCTTCGTAAACCACTACTGCAATTTCAGAGAACTAGTTAGTCCATGATACAAATGATGGTTAAAATCATATTACACAAAACTGCTTAAGCTTATATTAGATAATAGTTTGTGTTACGCATACCATCAGAAACTTTCAATAATTCCTATAATTATCTAAAGTGTTTCGGATTCTCACTGTTACTcagtatataattttagtaatgcactttttaatttaatattatgacACCATTGTTTGCATGCACTATAATAAGACCTGCCAATCCTGTCAAGTCATGTACTTTTTACCCAAGTCCGAATAAAACACAAAATGATTCTGTGTACTTCATTAGTCAATATGAACACAGTTCGTTACTTTTCATGTACACGCGAAGGTACATGACATGTTTTCATGTACACAACATGCAATGACACGAAACTACATCAATGTACAcaaagatattattattttcagtAAATATTAATGTTAAATAAGcaagtttgaattttgaattttaaataatagtatCATATTTacagtaatttaaattttacaatattGATATGTATCTTCAGAAAgcaatacaaatttataataaaaatatttatttatttatttatttactatGTGTATTCTTCTCGTGGCGTGTACCATAAGTGAAAACCCAAACACATAGTTGGGGCTCCTAGAATATGGCACCCTTGGGGCATTCTATTTGATTGCTTCTCATTTTCTAGCAACTTGTGTTCCATGAGAACTGGTAAAATAATATGGTACCAAAGTTAAGAGTTGGCAGAGGACGCGGATTCAATTCGATCCCCTGCCACCCCTAAACTTCTCACAAATTATTATGGACACAAAGGCAAATTTATGCCCCAAAGATGGGcacccgtgatccactcttagAACCAAAATCTCGAACACAAACACTAAACTTTCATGTCGCGTACAAAACTGTCAAGTCTAATTCTTCTCCCTGCATACATCTTGAGGTGGCTTCAATATACTTACAAGATCAGAAAAACAGAGAGATGACTTCAACAGTTCAACATCTGCGGCAATATACATCTAAGCTGTTGTGTAAGAATGTAGGACAAGGATGCAAGCAACCAGGCAAACCCCAACAATGATTAATTGTGGAAGCTAAATGCTGATAACACACAGGATAATCCAAGATATTGTGTAAATATGTGGGACCAGGATGCAAGTAACCAGGCAAGCTACAAAAAAGATTATTCATGAAAACTAAATGCTGATAACATACAGTATAAACTACGCCATAGTGTTTAGAAGTAATCTGGTGTTTAAATCTGCAAATCATTCAtgatatatatgaattatatttccAACACTATCACCTACCAAGTTTGTTGGAGGGTGAGAATTGGCAAGCTATAGCATCAGGATATCCACTTTCGTTGGCTTTTATATCACACTCCTTGACGATAAGCTTGTTGCATCTTTTAACTTCAGTGTATAACAAGCTTCCAGAATATTTAAGAGATAATATTGCAAACATTTTAACCACCCCATTGTTGCATGCACAAGCAACAACGTTGTTGGAGGCAGATAAAGCAAATCCTTTCTTGACCTGAAGACCACAGCATATAATTATCACATTAAAAGAATAACTTATTATAAGAAAGGTTTGGATTACATCATTGTTGTCATGGCGCTCGACTAGTCGcgacgactagtcgactagtcgggtTGAGAAAATCGACTGGAGAGGTCGACTTGCGAATTGTCGACTAGTCGGTCGACTAATTGATCGACTTATCGACTAGTCAGTCGACTAGTCGGTCGACAAGtgcaaaattcatttaaaaattaaaataaaaataaaataaaatattctatGAACCTACTCAAAATCAGCAATAATCAACATGTTAACCTAAGTTTATAGAtctttgtgtgtgtatgtatttaTGTATGCATAAGTTGATTAAAACTGAATATACATTTagtataatttgtttatatattggtACAATCAGTGTGTTAATGTGTGTAATGTGTTAATGTGTGTACATGAAAGGGGAAAAAGATATGTTTGtaattttaacatatttattttgTGATTGATATAAATATGATTAGTTATAGGAAACcacgtatataatatatattttagtatatattatttaattaattattaattaacttttcgACTAGTCTACGACTAGTTGACGAGCTGGACCTCTATCGACTCGACTTATCGATGTGACAATATTGGATTACATTATcacaaaaaatgaatttttatatttaactgCACTGGCATGGTTATTTTGCTGCTTATATATTTAAGAATATCTCGCACTGCTatcttgtgtgtgtgtttgtgtgtgtctgTTGCCTCTCCAAACactaaatcaaaatattatttaaactcTGCAAGAGGAATATATATCTATAGGATCTGCTATTTCCACAAATCTATAAAATCGCTACATGTTTTCATCATTAAATGGTGAGCCTGGACTCGAGGGACTAGACTTGTagatatatcaaaatatataaaaatagcaGTTCTCTACTGTTTTTAATCATGAAATAAATTCTTATCGGTTGCTTTGTTGACATACTAATCACTGACAATAAACAACTGATTAAAATCGTATCTTCTGATTAATGATCTAACAATAAGTTTTTATTGTAACTTATTCAGTGAAATTGTTAATGATGATACTATCGAACTACAATTTCAGCACACAAAAAATCCTACCAAGGAGATCTACTTCCAcgtaataaaactgaaaatttgcTTTTTTTTGTGCTTCATATTAAGCATCATTGCTATGCTACCTAAAACACATGTTGAATATTAACAAAGTAATGCATCAGATGCACAATGCAGTTATTAAATAGCAGATATGGTCTCATCTCAGTGAAACAAAATATGTGTAATACTATCAGGAGATGTATTACCAGTCAAAAAACAGTTAAACAGGTCATATTAAAATGTGGCAAATCAAAATATGTGTAGCACTACAGCTATTCCTTATATCAAATATGATTTTTCCAaagttatgattaattataattaccTTCAAGTCAACTGATTTTGTGATTTTAAATTGAGAATCCAGAAGACACAAAATACCTGTAGAGGTTAAATAAAAccgaaattatatataaaatcaagCATTGAGTACATACAAATATAAGTAATTATGCACCTGTATCTGTTAATGCATGGATAGGAGAGATTTCTGGATTTTGATTGCAATCGACCAATCTACTTTTAGTCAAAAATGAAGATGAAAGAGCTACAAATGAGCATCCCCTGTGATGACCTAAATTTATAGAATTTCCGCATATTGCCAGTAATCCTGTTCTGGCATTAGCACGAGAACTTTTAGATAGTTTCCAAAACTTCAAATGACTTTTGCCGGCAGTTAAAATGAACTTTCCGTCTGCTGTGAATTTGACAGATGCAACAGCAGTAAAGGATGAACTTGCTTTAACCTTTGCAGCTAATATCCCACTCCTCCATTCCCATAGGCGGAGGTGGCCATCATGAGAAAATCCAACAGAAACCAGATGTTTACCTGGACAAGGAATATCAACAAGGAAGACTTCAGCGTGAGTAACTTAAAAAGGACTTCCAAGATAGCATGACAGATTCTAGGTGTTGAGAAAATATACAAAAGGTATACAGGATCCAATCCAAGCAACTTGCTGTAACTAACCATCAGGAGAGAAATCTATGCATGCCACACCAAGTTGATGGCCTTTGAGTTCGAATAGAGAAGCCGAGCTCTCCAAGTCCCATACAAGAACTGCAGATTGACACCCTGACTGCATATCAAGTTAGATGGATTGGGCAGTCCAATGAAGACAACAGATAGCTCAACAGACGCACTATTTAATTTGTGGACAAACTGAATGTATTTGAACACTGTCTCATGTCTTAGCTAATTTTTTAATGGAACAAATAAACTCTAGCAATTCTCCATGGTCAaccgttaaaaaaataaatgcatGGAGGGAGAAAGTTCCATTCTCTAAGAAAATTGTGTATGTAGGTTTCATAACTCTGGTAAGATAATGAAAAAAGCCATTGTGCATAGGGAGGGAAACCATGTACAGCAAATGGAGTATTAGCGAGGAATCATGTCCCAATCAAATGTACATAATGCATACTGTCCTCTTTCTCCAAATAATTTGCCTATAACTCGACTCACCATGATTGTTACTATCTACCACCAACAAATTCAAGAGAGTCTTCCCAGGGCTTAGCTAAATTGTGAACCCAAGCATAGCTTATTTAATTATAAGGCTCAAATACTAGTTAATGCGCAACTTAAACACGAACCTTTCCATTTATAAACTAGTTTAAAATAGAATTACAGGCAAAGTGTACCTCTCCAGCTGCAACAAACTTTCCATTTGGTGAAACAGCAATGCAGCTCAAAGGCTTGGGCATTCGATGAGAAACGACAAGATTCGAGTGTGTTCCAGAATCGACATCGTAAACAACCGCAACACATCCAGCTATATACACACATTTGGAACTGGAACTACTGGATGCCAATCCATTAGCACCTTTAGTCGTCAATCCAATCACCTCTTCCAAAATCAGCTgcacttataataataataataattacgaTTGTTCAATtcaaattaagaaaaggaatgaggCGTTTTTTACCTTGGAAGATTTGTCCACTTTTTTGGGCTTCATCTTCTTTTCTGTGCCAAAACCCTAGCTAGGTTGCTCTCTATTCTGTTTGTGAGGCACCTTTCTAGCCGATTTAACTCGCTGTCCGTACTGTATTTGAGACGCGGGAATTAAGTGCGAATTGTGTAATTCCAGATTTTTGTTTTCCTTCTTTCTTCTGACACTTCAACAGACAAATGAGCGGTTACCACAATTTGAATtaagggctgtaattcgagcggATCATAGTTCGAGCGAAgtttaatcgagccgagccggttCGTTTAACTAGCTGAGCCTAAATTTTTACCCGAACTCGActtgtttaatttcacgagtcgagtcgagccggctcgtttagctaaacgagtcgAGCAAGCcggctcgtataattttacacttaatcgagtctAAACCTTTatccgaactcggctcgtttaatttcacgagtcgagtctagccgactcgtttaattaaacgagccgaaactTTTGCCCgaattcggctcgtttaacgagtcgagccgagcctagttaaacgagttcgagcctgGCGAGCTCGTGAGCTGCCCGACTCGAATTAAAGCTCTAATTTCAAACATTAGTATCCAAAATATGCCCAAAAATAGTATcgaatatcatttattattgtTGAAATGGCGTTTTGGATAtcgaataaaaatatgatattatctAACGTTTTACAAAAAAAACACTACTTAATAATACATTTGGCCGAAAACCCTTCATCGTGTAGGGCTGAAagatttttaaattcttttaaattgaaaaaaaacgcCACATAATGTTATGTTTTAGTTTAAAATACTATATCGTGTAATGtttaaaacttttttatttttaaaaaaaattaaaacgctACACGAAGTAGCATTTTCCAGCAAAAATGTTACATGATTTACCGTTATGGCACTAAAACGCTGCGCGAAGTAGCGTATCCACATTTAGAATGCCACTCTAAATTTCGTTTTAACTTTTcacaacaaaaaaaatagtacTGAGTAACATCATCAACAACATAAAATGACTGAAAAAATTAAGTATCATTAccaataacataaaatgataaaaaaataaataaataaaaactaagTAGCATTGGTGTTACCAATGTTATTTAACAGTTCAAATTCAAATAATGAGATTAGATTATATTGCAAGAACTAGTTGGTTTGGAAGTTTTCAATATATAGCCAAATCTTCTTATAGCTGAGCTTCCGAAACTGTTACAATATTTCTCTATTCAACTCATATTACTGTTGTCATTTTCTTTGACTCGTTGTTGTCAACTGATAAGTACTAAATTAGCATATTATATACTAATTTAGTAGTTGttgatattttttgaattatcgGCCATTGACAAGTTGCATAATAGTTgatagttatttttatttttcgtcCGTTAATACTTCTATTAATCATTTGATCTTCATTTCACATGTGTGAATTTCATGACTTGGAATACATATACTTATTTGTCATTCTAATTGCACATCTGTTGATAGAACTATTACAATATcaattgattaaataaattatatcaaccGCTAAATTGAAAGTTGCTAGTTTTGTTATAGATCACATCATCTGTTGAAGGGTTGTCTGATCAATGGACTCAACAATGCTGTAACAATTGGGAATAAGACATAATCGAAGaagtcataaataaaaattaattagaaattaattgaattgatcggtgattaataaattaataaaaatttaatctgttcgacaaattacaaaaattaattggtttaatcaccgatttttgGAACAGAGCCACGGAGAGTTAAATAATTTGAATCGTTGCAAGTTTTATCGGGCAGTAAGAAGTAAAAGTGTGCAGTATGACAAGGGAAAAAAAGATGGGCGGATGAAACAAGAAAGGGGACGAGTGTGGGTGAAACTCCTTCCATCACTACATATCTACAACACTCTTCTTCTCATATGCTCTCTGCATCACCCCCAGCCACAGCCCAGTCGCAAATTCCCTTAATTCGACCTGACAACTTCATGGTTTCAACTTAAAAGTCGATTTTAAAAGTCAACGCAGAGAATGAATTTCAGGAACATGGATGAGTTCTGGCCGTTTTACATGACCCAACACTCAAAAGCAGCAACAAGAAGATGGCATTTCGCAGGCACACTCGCGAGTCTTCTCTGTTTGATATATTCTCTTGTGTTCAATTGGTGGTTCTTGTTCTTGGCTCCTTTATTGGGTTATGGTATGGCTTGGTACAGTCATTTCTTTGTTGAAAGGAACGTTCCTGCTACTTTTGGTCATCCCGTTTGGTCTTTTTTGTGCGATTACAAGATGTTTGGATTGATGCTTACTGGGCAGATGGATAGAGAAATCAAAAGGCTTGGTAAGAGACCAGTCTTGCAAGCTTATTGATTTTTACAATTGTTAAGTGCTTTTGTTTTCTCTTCAATTTCTCCGTCGTGTATATATGATTGCGTTGAATAATGTTTGTGTACTAGTACTTGTATGATGCTGCTGCGTTATAGGAGCAGGATTCTCTGTTATATACCTTGTCACAAACTTAAAGTTTACTTCttgtatgatttttaatttcGTCGACTTACAAAACTTTACGAGCATCAATGGATGCTGCATCACTAATGATATTATAAAGGTTTGAATCTTGTGAGGGGAATGCTAATTATCCTAGTTTAACTGAATTGAAACTCGACAAGGAAATACCAGGTAATTAAAGTCAGTGTCTTCTTCAGTCGGGTATTTTCTTGTTGAATTTCAATTTAGTTGAACCGGGATAAGGCATTCAGATTCAAACtcttaaattttcattttaaataatagCATGATATCAGGGGAGATGCAGATAGCATAGTTGTAATTTCCATGTGAACCGAATTGTACATGTAATTTTGGAGGAAGGCGAAATTGTACCTGTTGAGGAGGCCAGAAAAAGAAGTTGTTCAATTCCTTGGCTTATGCCCAGATGATACCTCTTCTAACTGATAGTTTCCCGGGAAAAAGGCTGATGTTATGCTGCTGGCTGCTATTTACTAGCTCCTCCCCTGAGTATCAGTTGGCAGGTACGCTTTTCCCTATGAGCTGGAAAGTTATTTAGTTTATTGCGTAGTTGTTAAGATTGAAAAAGCTATTAATAGAGGTTGATTAGGCGAGCTAGTCAGAGGCTCAAAGTACACGTTAATGTTGATATGGATGTACTTCAAAATCCAATTGTATGCTTGATCATTGATGATCAAGCAGGCAGCTTAAGAGCTCGAGAGATATACTTTGCAAAATAAATGATTACAACTTATAATGAGCTAATCATACTTAGATTAATGATAAATGTTCTCTTCATGCCAAAAAGCTTCTTCAGTAGAGCTGTTTTCTTCGGTTGTAATTTGAACCATGTCGAGTTTTTGGTTATGGAATTCGAGTTTGAGTTTTATTTACTGAGTCGAGATTTTGGATTATGGAATTATAAGTTCTAGTTTTTTCTATCGAGTCGAGTGGACCCTAGAAACTGTCTTCTTAACTCGTATACTGTATAAACTGAGTCAAGTTCTTCAAGCAGTGTTCGAGCCACTCAAAATAATAAAGTTTTTTATGAACCAAAAAGGAGCGTAACCcaaaattatgaattattatgtCTGGTCCGTCAAATTGTATCATAATATATTATCGAGTCTGAGTTTGAGAGCTGAATGAGGCAAGTTCCAGTTGAACACGTTAAAAACTTGGATCGACGCTTAAACATTGGGTTCGAATTTCATCCCTATATTTAGCAATTGTTCTGTCTTAGtaatagattttctaaaattataactatatatcATGTGTAGTTGTACCATAATCCCATGAAATACTTGCAGACTTCTAATATTAAGCTATAAGAAGAGGTATATCTTGTTTTTGCCATTGATGCAGATACTCTGCATGTTTGGCTATCACTTTTTATCCCAACTTCTGATTTGTAAGGAGAAAAGCAGtttatttgtattgttttttaataaatttagaagTTTATTCCTAACTTATAAATTGAAATGTGAGTAGTTGCctgacaaagaaaaagaaacaaaagaaatatgagtacttgaaaattttaattattttgacagGCTTATTTGGAGTTTTGAAAGTTGActtgataaaaaatatacaagATCAATTTCAAAGAAAATTTGTAATGTACTATTATTTTACTACTAGTTCCTAATTTCTTATACATAAAAAGATATAAACTATCTATAACTTTGTGCAATCAGATAATttggaatttatttttttgttataagcAATTTTCTACTTGTGTGCAATACCTAGCactttaagagcatctccaagagcctccttcttgactcctaaatataatataaaaaatgtggcttttagcaatttaggacaaagttaagagtgtaaactccaacaatactctctacatctcttctctatttcatattttattcatatattgggctacattataacaaaagagatggaaagatggaggtgaattggagggaaggatttttttattgcgaaaaaataagttaggagcaatgTGGTGgttcttaactttgaggagagaggagagagaaacaagaggctcttagtgatttaagagccacttaagagtctcttggagcaacattttttctctccctcctcaaatctcaagttaggagcctaaatgaagagtctcttggagagaGATGCTCTAAGTTGCTTCTTCTACTTCTTGCGTACTGTTtgacaaaagaaaaagaagtgCTTCTTTTGAGCTTTTAAAGTCAGAAGTTAGAAGtgccagttttttttttttggactttcttagtgatttgcattttattatgaagtttttaaaattttaatgtgtaataaattttacttactaataaagtttattactattatattttaataatttgattttttaatttatatatttaaattaccaaCACCGAATTTACTTATAggtaaaattatccaaacacttttaattacttataagtcaagttcacttattatttataatctttttctttattttagataataaatcattttttttaagttgaGTCAAACGGTCTCAAAATAATTCCTTTTAACTTAAAGGTCGTGATTAAAATTAGCATGTTGGTAGATGAGTGTCGTTACATAGATTAGATAATATTTGATAAgtgttttcaaatttatatgttttgaGGTATAATATAAGAAAAGTGATTTTAGTTGGGTTTTATGCTGATATTTGCGATGACCGTTTTTCGCAAAAGCATAGGAACAATTTTTCCAAAGATATGACGACCTGTTTCTTTTAGAATTAGCTTTTGAGTCAACAACTGATGTtaagaaaatatgtatttagatttatcaaacaatttttaccagtttttcaggaaaaaattgttattattgtGTGGGATTCGTTCGACAATAATTATTCAATCTGGATTTGAAAGGATTTTCTTGATTCACAATTTCGAAGATATTTAATTGAGTTTTAAACGAGCATCAAAAATTAAGGGTATCTAATCTAgacttaaaaaaatgttgtgaAAACCTAAAGTACTCAATcaagatttttgattatatttcaAACCTTGCGTTTATTAAGATTTCATGAAATACGTTCAAATATGATGTATTTCGATTTTGTTGGATTGTATAAAATACTTCATTTTGATCGAGTACTCTTTACTTTTTATAGATGTTGAAATCTGAtatgagattttaaaagatttatgaAATACTTTTTGATGAGACTCTTCATCAATTTTATATTACTCTTCGTGATGATACAGGAAAACGTTAGGtatctcaaaaattatttttaagtttttcctCCACTCATAATTTGACGATGTTTTATTGGTTCCAATCATGTTAATAATAATACTACTACATGTATGCACACAaatcattaaattataattaattttttatttatcaaattatttagtAAAAAAGTTTGAGATAAGATTTGAAGTACGTAGAATTAGTTTGATTTGTGTAAAACTAAAATTGATTACAATCTAtacaaattcattttttttctttaaattgaGTAGAATATTTGACAACCTCAGTTGAAGACGCATATATTACAACGGAATTATATAAATTGATGTTCAATCAGCGAACTTTCTAAAACCGTaaagaaaaaaaggaaaaaaaaacttgCAAACTCTATCCTCCACAAGGTTGGCATAAGAGGTTTTTCAGTACGTCTCCAACCCTGTCCCATGGACGGTGTGATCATTGTTGTTCGTTAAGGATAATTGTTGTTCGTCAGGATaggttaaaataattaataaaataatataaaatgatgatcAACTAAAACTTGTTGACTCGTTATTGActtcaataatttaaaataataattatatataattcgtTGAACTGGTAGAATATTGTCCACtatgatatactccctccgtccccctgagtagtatatatcgggggacggggacgcggcacggactttaatgctcgtGCAAATTGTAGTTGTgcaatctttttttaaaaattttcttttctgaattaaagtttggatgctatatttttatacaaaaaaggaaaatctcaaaaataagttacggaactatattttataagagcatttagcagttaaaaagaaacatatagaattaaatgggacagagggagtaatgattagtttaattttgaaatatgatattattttaatataataatgataaataatttttcattatGTGTTTAAAATTTTAGCTGAGAAAAATGCAATTCCGGAGTGGagaaaaattatatgtttatacaAGTCAAATACACTTTCAGCAAAGAATTATTCtgagaaaattttatatatcttggataatctttatttatatatgtcgAATACACTCCCGTAAAGAATTTTTCCTCGCCAAAGATGCTCTGATGCAACATTAATTTAATGATAAATTGTATGCTCAACTATTATGACAAGGTTTCAGATGCATCAATTACATTGTGCTCGTTCGTTTGTTTGGGAAAATCAAAAACTGCTTATaatttctacttttcttgacccgtttgtgtaaacaagtaaaaatatattaagaagttGAGTATGTTGGCTTTTCTCTCACAATTTccactttttttccaaacactttatttacCTATTTGCttctcaattctactccactttttttatttaagcaaaaaatcactttttttaatgtaacccaaacggccccaattaTTTTGACAATTGAGCTTTCACGCTTTAATTAAAGAGCTCTTTTTGTGGTGACCATAGTTTGCAAGAAGACTCAATTTTCGGAATACACATAAAATTTACCAAATAAGCTCTGCCATGTGACTTGATCAAATAAATGCTATGACCTCGTTGATGAGCCGATTTCTCAATTTACAGTCTAATTACAAAAGCCTTTCTAAAAATGCTTCAAAGAAGTTGTACATCTAGCACGTCTATGTCTGTGAAGCAACTAAGTATTTTGGGTTCCAAATAGTGATAAAGTTACTTACCCATCTCCAAAATTCAAATGTGAACCCAACTGAAACATATATGGTACACTTTAAGGTCTACACAGATTTGTTACATCCCCAAGCATTAGGCTCCAATTCCTTGGTTCTTTCTGGCATTAGGTTGCCATTGAGAGCTAACTTGTAAGGTTGCAATGTATCACAAATCAGTATTTCGTGAAAACGAGGGCAATGGCATGGCCTCCTGTGGTCGAAGGATGACAAGCATTCCAAACATCCCAAGCATCGGAAGTACAACTAGCCACTTCAATAGTTTGTAGTAATGCATGTGGAATGTAAGCGAGAAATCGTCTGAGAAATGTAGTCCATTCTTGTCAACCATCTCCACTAGAACAGTCCCTGCGGTC
This genomic window from Daucus carota subsp. sativus chromosome 7, DH1 v3.0, whole genome shotgun sequence contains:
- the LOC108194289 gene encoding uncharacterized protein LOC108194289 — its product is MNFRNMDEFWPFYMTQHSKAATRRWHFAGTLASLLCLIYSLVFNWWFLFLAPLLGYGMAWYSHFFVERNVPATFGHPVWSFLCDYKMFGLMLTGQMDREIKRLGKRPVLQAY